Proteins encoded by one window of Diorhabda sublineata isolate icDioSubl1.1 unplaced genomic scaffold, icDioSubl1.1 Dsub_83, whole genome shotgun sequence:
- the LOC130452332 gene encoding uncharacterized protein LOC130452332, producing MNRFRKVKDNSKKYCLVRFIEDKILYIVPTRQLTPIEGDLVWAPYKKMGFYEAHIVFLNNNRNILEKKKRDIQMSKDIESLNDMNTAISTSNLCGNEDNSRCYPTYEADDTKINQNIAVSECDLSVDRDNSLHDPTYIPEDTETVNVT from the exons ATGAATCGATTTCGTAAAGTAAAAG acaACAGTAAGAAATACTGTCTAGTGAGGTTTATTGAGGACAAAATTCTGTACATAGTACCTACAAGGCAGTTGACTCCAATTGAAGGAGATTTGGTGTGGgctccatataaaaaaatgggcTTTTATGAAGCTCAtatagtttttctcaataataatagaaatatattggaaaaaaagaaaCGAGATATCCAAATGAGTAAAGATATTGAAAGTCTGAATG ATATGAATACTGCAATTTCTACATCTAATCTCTGTGGTAATGAAGATAATTCTAGATGTTATCCTACATATGAGGcagatgatacaaaaataaatcaaa ATATTGCAGTTTCTGAATGTGATCTTAGTGTGGACAGAGATAATTCATTACATGATCCAACTTACATACCAGAAGATACTGAGACTGTTAATGTCACATAA